A region from the Desulfobotulus mexicanus genome encodes:
- a CDS encoding helix-turn-helix domain-containing protein, giving the protein MSEYVKATKKIDVSAGDSVRILRELQEMSQNDLAAATGIAQSTIYAIENGRIRLGVERAKVLARALRCHPAVLVFPGWNVEEETAA; this is encoded by the coding sequence ATGAGTGAATATGTAAAAGCTACTAAAAAAATAGATGTGTCGGCCGGAGATTCCGTCCGTATTTTACGTGAGTTGCAGGAAATGAGTCAGAATGATTTGGCAGCGGCTACCGGCATTGCCCAATCAACCATATATGCCATTGAAAATGGCCGCATTCGTCTCGGTGTTGAGCGTGCTAAGGTTTTAGCCAGAGCATTGCGGTGTCATCCTGCCGTACTTGTCTTTCCCGGTTGGAATGTTGAGGAAGAAACCGCAGCATAG
- a CDS encoding DUF1566 domain-containing protein, with product MMTVTEKEYPAANFIPDLLAFVISLLFAFHMQWEMADLVWSLWLSSLVLGYLTFFSACAGAVYYVLMQKDSTEYRNVKDILIALAGCLFFLAFFSFHFGAFHSAHASFLSSFFPLEGLEAELKGLGLNPIHMWAFVFKNLLFPYSFFLVAVVIAEREHVFSHLLKGIRAGSGIRVYENKDSNPLADIIMRPYINVIRMHFLIFFFAFCYYHNTDDWFVFATVYAVYFFPWQSIHGLWAKIILIGITLMIVFSLSFFTETGSRKSRGQDSHIIDAEIIARDGRFIAYSDAMVLDTETGLMWAAADSGGNQTWSNALIYCRNYRGGGYRDWRMPTAMELKTLYDKNQGYLYGRQTQWTVHLTELIHLSVPSIWSSDKNKDGAIRVNFIYGTENPTPMSGGSLRRSVAALPVRKHSDGRIYDADLGI from the coding sequence ATGATGACAGTTACGGAAAAAGAATACCCGGCCGCCAATTTTATTCCGGATTTGCTTGCCTTTGTAATTTCGCTTCTCTTTGCCTTTCACATGCAATGGGAAATGGCAGATCTTGTTTGGTCTCTGTGGCTTTCAAGTCTGGTTCTCGGCTATCTTACCTTTTTCAGTGCCTGTGCCGGAGCGGTTTACTATGTGCTGATGCAAAAGGACTCTACAGAGTACAGAAATGTTAAGGACATTCTCATTGCCCTTGCAGGATGCCTTTTTTTTCTGGCTTTTTTCTCTTTTCATTTTGGTGCCTTTCACAGTGCCCATGCATCATTTCTGAGCAGCTTTTTTCCCCTTGAAGGGCTGGAGGCAGAGCTGAAAGGGCTTGGTCTGAATCCCATCCATATGTGGGCCTTTGTTTTTAAAAACCTCTTATTTCCCTATTCTTTTTTTCTTGTTGCCGTTGTGATTGCAGAAAGAGAGCATGTTTTTTCCCATTTGCTAAAGGGAATCCGTGCCGGCTCAGGTATCAGGGTGTATGAAAATAAGGACAGCAATCCTTTGGCTGACATTATTATGCGTCCTTATATCAATGTCATTCGTATGCATTTTCTTATTTTCTTCTTTGCATTCTGCTATTATCACAATACGGATGACTGGTTTGTTTTTGCAACGGTTTATGCGGTCTATTTTTTCCCCTGGCAGAGCATTCATGGCTTGTGGGCAAAAATCATTCTGATCGGCATAACATTGATGATTGTTTTTAGCCTTTCATTTTTCACTGAAACCGGATCAAGAAAGAGCAGAGGCCAGGACAGCCACATCATTGATGCGGAGATCATAGCAAGGGACGGGCGATTCATTGCATATTCAGATGCAATGGTTCTGGATACGGAAACAGGCCTGATGTGGGCTGCGGCAGATAGTGGCGGCAATCAGACATGGAGCAATGCCCTTATTTACTGCAGAAATTACAGGGGAGGCGGGTACAGGGACTGGCGGATGCCAACGGCCATGGAACTTAAAACCCTTTATGACAAAAATCAGGGCTATCTCTATGGAAGGCAGACCCAATGGACAGTCCATCTGACTGAACTGATACATCTGTCCGTCCCGAGTATCTGGTCTTCTGATAAAAATAAGGACGGAGCCATAAGGGTCAATTTCATTTATGGTACTGAAAATCCAACGCCTATGTCTGGTGGCAGTCTCCGCAGGAGCGTAGCTGCCCTACCTGTTCGAAAGCATTCAGACGGCAGAATCTATGATGCTGACCTTGGAATATAA
- a CDS encoding glycerophosphodiester phosphodiesterase: MSSFKSSAVPIPDSPLVIAHRGYRAVFPENTLPAFQAAWQAGARMAELDVQWSRDGRLMVHHDTTLDRCSNGSGLLKDHDADFLKALDAGSWFSDKFAGISIPFLREVVATVPEGCWLNVEVKPEAVPDSRHMAKMVASLISACAPLKGRLIVSSFNHLFLQHLSRLPLPPLIGVLSQKWQKDEEILELCIKTGAFSWHPDHRTLEKKAVQRMKSEGFSVYPYTVNDKKRAEELLSMGVDGFFSDHVRILASTSRQGK, from the coding sequence GTGTCTTCTTTTAAATCATCGGCAGTCCCCATTCCCGATTCTCCCCTTGTCATAGCCCACAGGGGCTACAGGGCCGTATTCCCTGAAAATACCCTTCCGGCTTTTCAGGCGGCATGGCAGGCAGGTGCCCGGATGGCGGAACTGGATGTGCAGTGGAGCCGGGATGGCCGCCTCATGGTGCACCATGACACCACCCTGGATCGCTGCAGTAACGGAAGCGGCCTGCTAAAAGACCATGATGCGGATTTTCTAAAGGCTCTGGATGCGGGATCATGGTTTTCGGATAAATTTGCAGGTATATCCATTCCCTTTCTCCGGGAGGTGGTGGCAACGGTTCCGGAAGGATGCTGGCTCAATGTGGAGGTAAAGCCCGAGGCGGTTCCAGATTCCCGGCACATGGCAAAAATGGTGGCATCCCTCATATCCGCCTGCGCTCCCCTGAAGGGCCGGCTTATTGTTTCCAGCTTTAACCATCTTTTTCTTCAGCATCTGTCAAGGCTTCCCCTTCCGCCCCTCATCGGTGTTCTCAGTCAGAAATGGCAGAAAGACGAAGAAATTCTGGAGCTCTGCATCAAGACAGGAGCTTTTTCCTGGCATCCCGACCACAGAACGCTGGAAAAAAAAGCGGTGCAGCGTATGAAATCCGAGGGATTTTCTGTATATCCCTATACTGTGAACGATAAAAAACGGGCAGAAGAACTGCTCTCCATGGGTGTGGACGGTTTTTTCTCCGATCATGTCCGCATCCTTGCCTCAACATCCAGACAAGGAAAATGA
- the mtnA gene encoding S-methyl-5-thioribose-1-phosphate isomerase: MQTLTRPIWPHPEKTGVVQVIDQRLLPHTLKILDLKSIDDAIEAIYTLTVRGAPLIGASAAWAMYLAACTAPDGRISNEWMEECCEKIKSSRPTAVNLAWAADLLMEKVRSLPEDETRISAMYEAAAAITNAEAERCRLIGEHGLPLIRKIAEEKNGKSVNILTHCNAGWLACVEYGTATAPVYAAHMEGIAVHVWVDETRPLNQGSRLTAWELGQAGVDHTIIADNTGGHLMQQGMVDMVIVGTDRTTYTGDVANKIGTYLKALAAKDNGVPFYVALPSSTIDWTLERGGDIPIEKRNPDEVRYVQGKDDAGETRRVLVPPENSPAMDFAFDVTPARLVTGLITEKGVCPATKEGIAKLFPLGRTGE; encoded by the coding sequence ATGCAAACCCTTACACGTCCCATCTGGCCCCATCCTGAAAAGACGGGTGTGGTGCAGGTGATAGATCAGCGTCTTCTTCCCCACACTTTAAAAATTCTGGATCTTAAAAGCATTGATGATGCCATAGAGGCCATTTATACCCTCACCGTACGGGGAGCGCCCCTCATTGGTGCTTCTGCGGCCTGGGCCATGTACCTTGCCGCATGCACGGCTCCCGATGGAAGAATAAGCAATGAATGGATGGAAGAATGCTGCGAAAAAATAAAGTCCAGCCGCCCAACGGCGGTGAATCTGGCCTGGGCTGCGGATCTTCTCATGGAAAAAGTCAGGTCTCTTCCCGAAGATGAGACAAGAATTTCTGCGATGTATGAAGCTGCTGCCGCCATCACCAATGCCGAGGCCGAACGCTGCAGGCTGATAGGAGAGCACGGCCTGCCCCTGATCCGGAAAATTGCCGAAGAAAAAAACGGAAAATCCGTGAACATCCTCACCCACTGCAATGCAGGATGGCTGGCCTGCGTGGAGTACGGGACGGCAACGGCTCCCGTTTACGCAGCCCATATGGAAGGGATTGCCGTGCATGTATGGGTGGATGAAACACGTCCCCTCAATCAGGGCTCAAGGCTTACGGCATGGGAACTGGGACAGGCTGGCGTTGACCATACCATTATCGCAGATAACACCGGTGGCCACCTTATGCAGCAGGGAATGGTGGACATGGTGATTGTGGGGACAGACCGCACCACATACACAGGGGATGTGGCCAACAAGATCGGAACCTATCTGAAGGCCCTGGCGGCAAAGGACAACGGCGTTCCCTTTTATGTGGCCCTTCCTTCCTCCACCATAGACTGGACACTTGAAAGGGGAGGGGATATTCCCATAGAAAAAAGGAATCCCGATGAAGTTCGCTATGTACAGGGAAAAGACGATGCAGGGGAAACGAGAAGGGTGCTTGTGCCACCGGAAAACAGCCCGGCCATGGATTTTGCCTTTGATGTAACACCTGCCCGTCTGGTTACGGGCCTGATTACGGAAAAGGGTGTATGCCCTGCCACAAAGGAAGGCATTGCAAAGCTCTTTCCTCTGGGAAGGACAGGAGAATGA
- a CDS encoding ferritin-like domain-containing protein: MAFDFNADEIFQMAIQIEQNGTKFYKNAAEGVKKPEEKEFLLKLAEMEVDHENTFTEMKRSLTEDEKAKTTFDPENEAVLYLKALADTRVFFQKTIDTSNLKEILKEAIIAEKDSIVFYLGMKELVPVGKGKNRLDAIIKEEMGHIRLLSKELVAIK; encoded by the coding sequence ATGGCTTTTGATTTTAATGCGGATGAAATTTTTCAGATGGCAATTCAGATTGAGCAGAATGGAACAAAATTTTACAAAAATGCCGCCGAAGGTGTTAAGAAGCCAGAAGAAAAAGAGTTTCTTCTCAAGCTTGCTGAAATGGAAGTGGACCACGAAAATACATTCACGGAAATGAAGCGCAGCCTCACCGAAGATGAGAAGGCCAAAACCACTTTTGATCCTGAAAATGAAGCAGTTCTCTATCTCAAGGCCCTTGCGGATACCCGTGTCTTTTTCCAGAAGACCATTGATACTTCAAACCTCAAGGAAATCCTCAAAGAAGCCATAATTGCAGAAAAGGATTCCATTGTCTTTTATCTGGGCATGAAAGAGCTGGTTCCCGTAGGTAAAGGTAAAAACCGTCTGGATGCCATCATCAAAGAAGAAATGGGCCATATCCGTCTTCTGAGCAAGGAGCTTGTGGCCATCAAGTAG